A single genomic interval of Camelina sativa cultivar DH55 chromosome 11, Cs, whole genome shotgun sequence harbors:
- the LOC104726132 gene encoding uncharacterized protein LOC104726132: protein MSDKGRPLPKFGEWDVNDPASAEGFTVIFNKARDEKKTGGKPGSPGKSSEGHVKSGGGDPSKPQPKKWLCCMQSPAVDS from the exons ATGTCG GACAAAGGTCGTCCCTTGCCGAAATTTGGTGAATGGGATGTGAATGATCCAGCCTCAGCAGAAGGTTTCACAGTGATATTCAACAAAGCTAGGGATGAGAAAAAGACTGGTGGCAAACCCGGTTCACCTGGTAAATCCAGTGAGGGTCATGTCAAGTCTGGAGGAGGAGATCCTAGTAAACCTCAGCCT AAAAAATGGCTCTGCTGCATGCAATCTCCAGCTGTGGACTCTTGA
- the LOC109127651 gene encoding putative small ubiquitin-related modifier 8 → MSASDKKPLVPSSHITVKIKSQDDVCVYFRIKRDVEVRKMMQAYSDKVGKQISTFRFLFDGTRIKFNQTPNEIGLEEGDEIEAFVEQLGGFSFFHRH, encoded by the exons ATGTCGGCGTCTGACAAGAAACCGTTGGTTCCGTCGTCTCATATCACCGTCAAGATCAAAAGTCAG GATGACGTATGTGTGTACTTCCGGATTAAGAGGGACGTTGAGGTCCGTAAGATGATGCAAGCATATTCCGACAAAGTAGGAAAACAAATATCAACTTTTAGGTTCCTCTTCGATGGAACTAGAATCAAATTCAATCAAACTCCCAATGAG ATTGGgcttgaagaaggagatgaaattGAAGCATTTGTTGAACAACTAGGAGGGTTCAGCTTCTTTCATCGCCATTAA
- the LOC104726134 gene encoding WEB family protein At5g55860-like, producing MVAKKGRRDSSDSSPVVEVGEIDTSAPFQSVKDAVNLFGEAAFSAEKERPAIRKPNPQSAEKVLVKQTELHLAQKELKKLKEQLKNAETIREQALSELDWAKRTVDELTRKLEAVNDSRDSANKATEAAKGQIEENVSVSGSSEARIRDMEQYEAVCKELESAKQELRKIRQVSNEILETKTVALSKVEEAKEVTRVHSEKIELLKNEIAAVNESVEQTKLACSQARKEQSEIFAEKEIQQHSYKAGMEESAKKSLALKNEFDPEFAKKLEVQLTETYNEIDELQKQMETAKASDMDSVNDVSLELNEAKGLLEKLVEEEKSLQELMESLKTELKNVKMEHSEVEAKEAEIESVAGDLHMKLSRSKSELEECVAEESKANAALEDIMLTINQISSETETARREAEEMRNKADELMKEAESAHLALEESELHLRVALDEAEEAKAAETKALEQIKSISEKTNAARNSTSSESGSQSITLSQEEFKSLSKRAEVCDKLAELKVAAALAQVEAVKASENETLKKLETTQEEIKKLKTATEEALKKAAMADAAKKAVEGELRRWRERDQKKAEEAATRILAEAEMKMATESSPQQHYKAPKQKPVHKKLEKTKTSVVSKKVLLPNLSGIFNRKKNQVEWGSPSYLPGEKPF from the exons atGGTTGCTAAGAAGGGACGTAGAGACTCTTCTGATTCTTCTCCGGTTGTGGAGGTTGGGGAGATTGACACAAGTGCTCCTTTTCAATCTGTTAAAGATGCGGTTAACCTTTTCGGTGAAGCTGCTTTCTCTGCTGAGAAAGAAAGACCAGCCATTCGGAAACCTAATCCTCAGTCTGCTGAG AAAGTTTTGGTGAAGCAAACAGAGCTTCACTTGGCTCAGAAAGAgttgaagaagttgaaggaaCAGCTTAAGAATGCTGAAACAATCAGAGAGCAAGCGTTGAGTGAGCTTGATTGGGCTAAAAGAACTGTTGATGAACTTACTCGTAAGCTTGAAGCGGTTAATGATTCGAGAGATTCTGCAAATAAAGCTACTGAAGCTGCTAAGGGTCAAATCGAAGAAAATGTTTCTGTTTCTGGTAGTAGTGAAGCTCGGATTAGGGATATGGAACAGTATGAAGCGGTATGTAAGGAGCTTGAAAGCGCGAAGCAAGAGCTGAGAAAGATACGTCAGGTTTCAAATGAGATTTTGGAAACAAAGACTGTTGCTTTAAGTAAAGTAGAGGAAGCTAAGGAAGTGACTAGAGTTCATTCTGAGAAGATTGAGTTGCTAAAAAATGAAATCGCAGCTGTTAATGAATCAGTTGAACAGACGAAGCTGGCGTGTTCTCAAGCCCGGAAAGAACAGTCTGAGATATTTGCAGAGAAAGAGATTCAGCAGCACTCGTATAAAGCTGGCATGGAAGAATCTGCCAAGAAATCACTCGCTTTGAAGAACGAGTTTGACCCTGAATTTGCGAAAAAGCTTGAAGTGCAGTTGACGGAGACATATAACGAGATCGATGAGCTGCAGAAGCAAATGGAGACTGCGAAAGCATCTGATATGGATTCCGTTAATGATGTGAGTTTGGAGTTGAATGAAGCTAAGGGTTTACTTGAGAAACTTGTGGAAGAAGAGAAGTCTTTGCAAGAGTTAATGGAATCTCTTAAAACAGAACTGAAGAATGTGAAGATGGAGCACAGTGAAGTTGAAGCAAAGGAGGCTGAAATTGAATCTGTAGCTGGAGATCTTCATATGAAGCTTAGCAGAAGTAAGAGTGAGCTAGAAGAATGTGTTGCAGAGGAATCTAAAGCAAACGCTGCTTTGGAAGATATTATGTTAACCATCAATCAGATATCTTCGGAGACCGAAACTGCTCGACGAGAAGCTGAGGAAATGAGAAACAAAGCTGATGAGTTGATGAAGGAAGCGGAGAGTGCACATCTGGCACTTGAAGAATCAGAGCTACATCTAAGGGTCGCTTTAGATGAAGCCGAAGAGGCAAAAGCTGCCGAGACAAAGGCGCTTGAACAGATAAAGTCAATTTCTGAAAAGACCAACGCTGCACGTAATTCGACTTCATCTGAATCTGGATCTCAGAGCATCACACTGTCTCAAGAGGAGTTCAAGTCACTGAGCAAGAGAGCTGAGGTATGCGATAAGTTAGCGGAATTGAAAGTGGCTGCTGCATTGGCTCAGGTGGAAGCAGTGAAAGCGAGCGAAAACGAGACACTGAAGAAGTTAGAGACAACACAAGAGGAGATTAAGAAGCTCAAGACTGCAACAGAAGAAGCGTTGAAGAAAGCAGCTATGGCGGATGCTGCTAAGAAAGCTGTTGAAGGAGAACTCAGGAGATGGCGCGAAAGAGATCAGAAGAAAGCAGAGGAAGCGGCGACAAGGATTCTAGCAGAAGCTGAGATGAAGATGGCCACTGAATCATCACCGCAACAACATTACAAAGCTCCCAAACAGAAACCTGTCCATAAAAAACTGGAGAAGACAAAAACTTCAGTGGTATCAAAGAAAGTGCTATTGCCGAATCTAAGTGGAATCTTTaacagaaagaagaatcaaGTGGAATGGGGTTCTCCTTCATATCTCCCTGGAGAGAAACCCTTTTga
- the LOC104728916 gene encoding putative small ubiquitin-related modifier 7 translates to MSASDKKPLVPSSHISIKIKSQDDICVYFRIKRDVELRTMMHAYSAKVGQQMSCFRFHFDGIRIKPNQTPNELELEDGDEIDALVEQTAGFSHSHPIVTT, encoded by the exons ATGTCGGCGTCTGACAAGAAACCATTGGTTCCATCGTCTCATATATCCATCAAGATCAAAAGTCAG gATGACATATGTGTGTACTTCCGGATTAAGAGGGACGTTGAGCTCCGTACAATGATGCATGCATATTCCGCCAAAGTTGGACAGCAAATGTCATGTTTTAGGTTCCACTTCGATGGAATTAGGATCAAACCCAATCAAACTCCCAAcgag CTAGAGCTTGAAGACGGAGATGAAATCGACGCATTAGTTGAACAAACGGCAGGGTTCAGCCATAGTCATCCTATCGTAACGACTTAA